In Sodalis ligni, a single genomic region encodes these proteins:
- a CDS encoding MSMEG_0572/Sll0783 family nitrogen starvation response protein gives MPTVTLPAHQSGDFLVDYEEKVFEDVKAEPGQKALVTFHTVAFEGSIGFVNMLQATRLQRKGFETSILLYGPGVTLGVQRGFPKLGDEAFPGHMNFNNQLQKFMAEGGKVFACRFALQALYGHGEPSLIEGIRAINPLDVLDLKLLHIRDNAVILDTWTV, from the coding sequence ATGCCAACGGTAACCCTGCCCGCACATCAATCCGGCGATTTCCTGGTGGATTACGAAGAAAAGGTGTTTGAAGACGTGAAGGCCGAACCGGGCCAGAAAGCGCTGGTGACCTTCCATACCGTCGCGTTCGAAGGCTCCATCGGCTTCGTGAATATGCTGCAGGCCACCCGGCTGCAGCGCAAAGGCTTTGAAACCTCGATTCTGTTATACGGACCGGGGGTGACCCTCGGGGTGCAGCGCGGCTTTCCCAAGCTGGGAGACGAAGCCTTCCCCGGCCATATGAACTTCAATAACCAGCTGCAAAAATTCATGGCTGAAGGCGGCAAGGTCTTTGCCTGCCGTTTCGCCCTGCAGGCGTTGTACGGCCACGGCGAGCCCTCGCTCATTGAGGGCATCCGCGCCATCAATCCGCTGGATGTGCTGGATCTGAAGCTGCTGCACATCCGCGACAACGCGGTGATTCTTGATACCTGGACCGTGTAA
- a CDS encoding SDR family oxidoreductase, which translates to MTEHSIKGKSVIIAGGAKNLGGLIARDFAEHGAKAIAIHYNSAGSKDDAQATIAAIMAAGAQAVAFQADLTTAGSVEKLFADVTAAIGRPDIAVNTVGKVLKKPLFDISEAEYDEMSAVNAKSAFFFLKEAGKHLNDNGKICTLVTSLLGAFTPFYAAYAGTKAPVEHFTRAAAKEFGERGISVTAIGPGPMDTPFFYPAESAEARDYHKTAAALSPFSKTGLTDIADIVPWIRFLVTEGWWMTGQTILVNGGYTTK; encoded by the coding sequence ATGACAGAGCACAGTATCAAAGGCAAATCCGTCATTATTGCCGGCGGCGCGAAAAATCTGGGCGGGCTGATTGCGCGTGATTTTGCCGAGCACGGCGCGAAAGCCATCGCCATACATTACAACAGCGCGGGAAGTAAAGATGACGCCCAAGCCACCATTGCGGCGATCATGGCCGCCGGAGCGCAGGCTGTGGCCTTTCAGGCCGACCTGACCACGGCCGGCTCCGTGGAAAAGCTCTTCGCGGACGTGACGGCGGCCATCGGCAGGCCGGACATTGCCGTCAATACCGTGGGCAAGGTGCTGAAAAAGCCCCTGTTCGATATCTCGGAAGCGGAGTATGACGAGATGAGCGCGGTGAACGCCAAGTCGGCCTTTTTCTTTCTTAAAGAGGCCGGGAAGCACCTCAATGACAATGGGAAAATCTGTACCCTGGTGACTTCCCTGCTTGGAGCGTTTACGCCTTTTTATGCCGCTTACGCCGGCACCAAGGCGCCGGTGGAGCATTTTACCCGCGCGGCGGCGAAGGAGTTTGGCGAGCGGGGGATTTCCGTCACCGCCATCGGTCCGGGTCCTATGGATACGCCGTTCTTTTATCCGGCTGAAAGCGCCGAGGCGCGGGATTACCATAAGACGGCGGCAGCGCTCTCACCTTTCAGCAAAACCGGCCTGACGGATATCGCCGATATCGTTCCCTGGATACGTTTTCTGGTGACGGAGGGATGGTGGATGACCGGCCAGACCATTCTGGTGAATGGCGGCTATACCACCAAATAA
- a CDS encoding ABC transporter permease has product MMKSSTAPAPKQMRPYAGSATLAQKVTGRWRRVAAEPGKIIILTAALLVLGALILYPMARLVLLGLAGDSGAGALRPLINAFSDPGMVKAVGNSALLAVSVTGGSLALGLPMAWLVSRTDMPGKALIRISAAIAFVVPSFITVIAWIFLAAPNSGYLNKLLNGLLGTTTPFFNVISFSGLVFIEIAHLYPLVFFTVCAALVNIDPGYEQAARVLGAGRVRTALHVTLPLVRPAVLSSAILVILDALSSFGAPAAIGTMANFSVITTKIYKLLTFPPHFEQAAALAFPIVVFTLASLLLQRLLIRDIRYRTLSGKAGAKALPVRLGRGRWAAAAFCGTVFFVTAFLPLAALVLLSLLTAFGDDVTFANLTLDHFAMIVDSTFGVFDTVKHSLFLSAGAAFICVILGVLFAWFVERTTIIGRGLVSATIFIAYGFPAITFAVAIMLGYLNWFYGTFTILLIAYVAKQLPISFVLSRSVLKQIAPELEEAARVAGAGWLRTLTAVTLPLLKPSMWAGALLVFAFGLRELTMSAILAQPATQVMSTKVIEYLETGEVEQAAAMALIIVVLSLASLVLYRLVSGGNLIDMKKVTSWSKKHGHD; this is encoded by the coding sequence ATGATGAAATCGAGCACCGCGCCGGCGCCGAAACAGATGCGCCCCTATGCCGGATCCGCGACCCTGGCGCAAAAAGTCACCGGCCGGTGGCGCCGGGTGGCGGCGGAGCCGGGAAAAATCATCATTCTCACCGCCGCGCTGCTGGTGCTGGGCGCGCTGATACTTTATCCCATGGCGAGGCTGGTGCTGCTGGGCCTTGCCGGCGATAGCGGCGCGGGCGCCCTGCGGCCGTTGATAAACGCGTTTTCCGACCCGGGCATGGTGAAGGCGGTGGGGAATTCAGCCTTGCTGGCGGTAAGCGTTACCGGCGGATCGCTGGCCCTGGGGCTGCCCATGGCCTGGCTGGTGTCGCGCACCGATATGCCGGGCAAAGCCTTGATCCGCATCAGCGCCGCCATTGCTTTTGTGGTGCCCTCGTTTATCACCGTTATCGCCTGGATTTTCCTGGCGGCGCCGAATTCCGGCTACCTGAACAAGCTGCTTAACGGGCTGTTGGGCACCACCACGCCGTTTTTCAATGTCATCAGCTTTAGCGGACTGGTGTTTATCGAGATAGCCCATTTGTATCCCCTGGTGTTTTTCACCGTCTGCGCCGCGCTGGTGAACATCGATCCCGGCTATGAACAGGCCGCCCGCGTGCTGGGGGCCGGACGGGTGCGTACCGCCCTGCATGTGACCCTGCCGCTGGTGAGGCCGGCGGTATTATCCAGCGCCATCCTGGTGATACTGGACGCCCTGTCATCCTTCGGCGCGCCGGCGGCTATCGGCACCATGGCGAATTTCTCGGTTATCACCACCAAAATCTACAAGCTGCTGACGTTCCCGCCCCATTTCGAACAGGCGGCGGCGCTGGCGTTTCCCATTGTGGTCTTCACCCTGGCGAGCCTGCTGCTGCAACGCCTGCTGATTCGGGATATCCGCTACCGCACCCTCTCCGGCAAGGCCGGGGCAAAGGCCCTGCCGGTGCGCCTCGGCCGGGGACGCTGGGCGGCGGCGGCCTTTTGCGGCACGGTATTTTTTGTTACCGCGTTTTTACCGCTGGCGGCCCTGGTGCTGCTGTCATTATTAACGGCGTTTGGCGACGATGTGACCTTTGCCAACCTGACGCTGGATCATTTCGCGATGATCGTGGATTCCACCTTCGGCGTGTTCGATACCGTTAAACACAGCCTGTTCCTGTCCGCCGGGGCGGCGTTTATCTGCGTTATCCTCGGCGTGCTGTTCGCCTGGTTTGTGGAGCGGACGACCATTATCGGCCGGGGTCTGGTGAGCGCGACGATTTTCATCGCGTACGGCTTTCCAGCCATTACCTTCGCGGTGGCCATCATGCTCGGCTATCTCAACTGGTTCTACGGCACCTTCACCATCCTGTTGATTGCCTATGTCGCCAAGCAATTGCCCATTTCCTTCGTGCTGTCCCGGTCGGTGCTTAAGCAGATTGCCCCGGAACTGGAGGAGGCCGCCCGGGTGGCCGGCGCCGGCTGGCTGCGCACGCTTACCGCCGTGACCCTGCCGCTGCTGAAGCCGAGCATGTGGGCCGGGGCGCTGCTGGTGTTTGCATTTGGCCTGCGGGAATTGACCATGTCGGCCATTTTGGCGCAGCCGGCCACCCAGGTGATGTCCACCAAAGTGATTGAATATCTGGAAACCGGCGAGGTGGAGCAGGCGGCGGCGATGGCGCTGATTATCGTGGTGCTGAGCCTCGCCTCCCTGGTTCTGTATCGCCTGGTGTCCGGCGGAAATTTGATCGATATGAAAAAAGTAACCTCGTGGAGCAAAAAGCATGGGCACGATTGA
- the leuD gene encoding 3-isopropylmalate dehydratase small subunit → MTSLLAIDSIGIPFDEPNVDTNQICPTRFNKVPRGPAFARIAFHDRRFDGQDNEKDFILNRPPYRDGGIIVADRNFGCGSSRETAVYALVEFGIRAVIASSYGDIFANNCYKNRLLPVVLPNETCIALRHQLHDDIGARLRIDLEHQVVWDLNGEGYAFEIHPLRKKSLIEGIDDIALTQGYAETIVAFEQEYRAAYPWIK, encoded by the coding sequence ATGACCTCATTACTGGCTATCGACAGCATCGGCATTCCCTTTGATGAACCCAATGTGGATACCAATCAGATCTGTCCCACCCGCTTTAACAAGGTACCGCGCGGTCCGGCCTTTGCCCGCATCGCTTTTCACGATCGGCGTTTTGACGGGCAGGATAACGAGAAGGATTTTATCCTTAACCGGCCGCCTTATCGGGACGGCGGCATTATCGTGGCGGATCGCAATTTCGGCTGCGGTTCCTCCCGGGAAACGGCGGTGTATGCGCTGGTGGAATTCGGTATCCGCGCGGTTATTGCGTCCAGCTACGGGGATATCTTTGCCAATAACTGCTATAAAAACCGTTTGCTGCCGGTGGTACTGCCGAACGAAACCTGTATTGCGCTGCGCCATCAGCTGCATGACGATATTGGAGCGCGACTGCGTATCGATCTTGAACATCAGGTGGTTTGGGATCTGAACGGTGAGGGGTATGCCTTCGAGATCCATCCCCTGCGGAAAAAGAGTTTGATTGAGGGTATTGATGATATCGCTCTGACCCAGGGGTATGCCGAGACCATTGTGGCGTTCGAACAAGAGTATCGCGCCGCCTATCCATGGATTAAGTAG
- a CDS encoding ABC transporter ATP-binding protein, giving the protein MMAIDNSVPRPARLELIGLRKQLGDTPVVDGVDLRVNEGESLVLLGPSGCGKTTTLRMVAGFIEPDGGEIHLSGLLASGRGAFVPVERRQLGMVFQNYAVWPHKTVYDNVAFSLSIAGDNRAAIRRKVDDVLKLVHLDGLAQRYPGDLSGGQQQRVALARAIIAEPSLLLFDEPLSNLDAGLREEMRFELKRLHSQNGITMFYVTHDQEEALVIADRIAVMNKGRIEQCDVPEAIYRRPRSRFVASFVGTTNLIEGTVAGLDANTRRLLVQSALGEPFWAAASDQVIATCRTGDGVAVSVRPENVSFDADAAGGMRGRIIDSSFLGSRYDLVIDVAGHPLRVQTPRQWSGSVANGVTVSFHPDEAWVIP; this is encoded by the coding sequence ATGATGGCTATTGATAATTCCGTTCCACGTCCGGCCCGTCTGGAGCTTATCGGCCTGAGAAAACAGCTGGGGGATACCCCTGTGGTTGACGGGGTCGACCTGAGGGTAAACGAGGGGGAGAGCCTGGTATTGCTGGGGCCGAGCGGCTGCGGCAAGACAACCACCCTGCGGATGGTGGCCGGTTTTATCGAGCCCGACGGCGGGGAGATCCATCTTTCCGGCCTGCTTGCTTCCGGGCGCGGCGCCTTTGTGCCGGTGGAGCGCCGCCAACTGGGCATGGTGTTCCAGAACTATGCCGTCTGGCCGCACAAAACCGTTTATGACAACGTGGCGTTCAGCCTCTCCATCGCCGGCGACAACCGGGCCGCCATCCGGCGCAAAGTTGACGACGTGCTGAAACTCGTTCATCTGGACGGCCTGGCCCAGCGTTATCCCGGCGATCTGAGCGGCGGCCAGCAGCAGCGGGTGGCGCTGGCACGGGCCATTATCGCTGAGCCGAGCCTGCTGTTATTCGATGAGCCGCTGTCCAACCTGGATGCCGGTTTACGGGAAGAGATGCGTTTTGAGCTTAAGCGTCTGCATAGCCAAAACGGCATCACCATGTTTTATGTCACCCACGATCAGGAAGAAGCCTTGGTGATAGCGGATCGGATTGCGGTCATGAACAAGGGACGTATCGAACAGTGCGACGTGCCGGAAGCCATTTATCGACGGCCCCGCTCGCGCTTTGTCGCCTCCTTTGTCGGCACCACCAATCTTATTGAGGGCACTGTGGCGGGACTGGATGCCAATACCCGCCGCCTGCTGGTTCAGTCCGCCCTCGGGGAGCCTTTCTGGGCCGCCGCGTCGGATCAGGTCATTGCCACCTGCCGCACCGGCGACGGGGTGGCGGTATCGGTACGGCCGGAGAATGTCTCTTTCGATGCGGACGCCGCGGGCGGTATGCGCGGCCGGATTATCGATTCCTCGTTTCTGGGCAGCCGCTACGACCTGGTGATTGACGTGGCGGGCCATCCGTTGCGGGTGCAAACGCCGCGGCAATGGTCCGGCTCGGTTGCCAACGGCGTGACCGTTTCCTTCCATCCCGATGAGGCCTGGGTAATACCATGA
- the lpxO gene encoding lipid A hydroxylase LpxO: protein MKYIILLLLIACAVYVHYRGRVRFGFWRQLADHSSFVSPMNVFMYLFSAIPLTPYLKLETLPELEILRNNWRMIRDEGLALMAMREIKVSDKYNDAGFNSFFKTGWKRFYLKWYEDSHPSAKALCPRTTELLRTLPSVKAAMFAELPDGSRLPRHRDPYAGSLRYHLGLMTPQDDRCFIEVDGKRYSWRDGEDVLFDETYIHYAENSSGKQRLILFCDIERPMRYRWAQAVNHWLGRHVLSAGAAPNWDSDRTGGVNKAFKYIYAVRKVGKYLKKKNRAGYYLIKWLLFGGIAVLVFTNL from the coding sequence ATGAAATACATCATTTTACTGCTGTTGATTGCTTGTGCGGTCTATGTGCATTATCGCGGTCGGGTGCGTTTTGGTTTTTGGCGCCAGTTGGCGGATCACTCTTCCTTTGTATCGCCGATGAATGTCTTTATGTATCTGTTTTCCGCCATTCCCCTTACGCCTTATCTCAAGCTGGAAACGCTGCCGGAGCTGGAAATCCTCAGGAACAACTGGCGGATGATCCGTGACGAGGGGCTGGCGCTGATGGCAATGCGCGAAATCAAGGTGTCCGATAAATATAACGACGCCGGATTTAATTCTTTTTTCAAAACCGGCTGGAAGCGGTTTTACCTGAAATGGTACGAGGACAGCCATCCTTCCGCCAAGGCGTTATGCCCCCGCACCACCGAGCTGCTGCGGACGTTGCCTTCGGTGAAAGCCGCCATGTTCGCTGAACTGCCCGACGGCAGCCGGCTGCCGCGCCATCGCGATCCCTATGCCGGCTCCCTGCGTTATCATCTCGGTCTGATGACGCCCCAGGACGACCGCTGCTTTATCGAGGTGGACGGTAAGCGTTACAGCTGGCGCGACGGGGAGGATGTGCTGTTTGACGAAACCTATATCCACTATGCGGAAAATTCCAGCGGTAAGCAGCGCCTGATCCTGTTTTGTGATATTGAACGGCCCATGCGCTACCGCTGGGCGCAGGCGGTGAATCACTGGCTGGGCCGTCATGTGTTAAGCGCCGGGGCGGCGCCTAACTGGGACAGCGACCGCACCGGCGGCGTCAACAAGGCGTTCAAGTATATCTATGCGGTGCGCAAGGTCGGCAAGTACCTGAAGAAGAAAAACCGCGCCGGCTATTACCTGATCAAATGGCTGCTGTTCGGCGGTATCGCAGTGCTGGTTTTCACAAATTTATAA
- a CDS encoding ABC transporter substrate-binding protein, which produces MNSYIPLPLPIMKRSYFYSPASREESKLLSELWKTNFPKIHLTIVGKKAPDLITQIEAERAAKQYRADVTAMSQPYVAVLWKQKGYYLPYKVSTFDKLSPDYADTDGAYYSIGVFLLPAAYNSRAVPDKANLPHSLADFLDPKWKGKIVLADPSTAGNSLTFFLALLQTGKIDWSYMEKLAKQDVLFVRGNPEAARILASGERSVSPMVSSFNVMTSKEQGQAIDLYNLDEGTLVTQQPSGIMSNPPHPTAAKLLMEVLTSAQGQELRAEAGKFWPTNADAGSVDGLPKLADFKPYNVDLSKLSDEKTTQDFLARFNKIFGRE; this is translated from the coding sequence AGGAATCAAAGCTGCTCAGCGAGTTATGGAAAACCAATTTTCCCAAGATTCATCTGACCATCGTCGGCAAAAAGGCGCCGGACCTGATTACCCAGATAGAAGCGGAACGCGCGGCGAAACAATACCGTGCCGACGTGACCGCCATGAGCCAGCCTTATGTCGCTGTTTTATGGAAACAAAAGGGGTATTACCTGCCCTATAAAGTCTCCACCTTCGATAAGCTGAGTCCGGATTATGCTGATACCGACGGCGCCTATTATTCCATCGGCGTGTTTTTGCTGCCCGCCGCCTATAACAGCCGCGCTGTGCCGGATAAAGCCAATCTGCCCCATTCGCTGGCGGATTTTCTCGATCCAAAATGGAAAGGAAAAATCGTCCTGGCGGATCCTTCTACCGCAGGCAATAGCCTGACCTTCTTTTTAGCCCTGCTGCAAACCGGCAAAATCGACTGGTCTTATATGGAAAAGCTGGCCAAACAGGACGTGCTTTTCGTGCGCGGCAACCCCGAAGCGGCGCGGATACTGGCTTCCGGCGAGCGCAGCGTGTCCCCAATGGTATCTTCCTTTAATGTCATGACCTCTAAAGAGCAGGGTCAGGCCATCGATCTTTACAACCTGGACGAAGGGACGCTGGTGACACAGCAGCCAAGCGGCATCATGTCTAATCCGCCCCATCCGACGGCGGCCAAGCTGCTGATGGAAGTTCTCACCAGCGCCCAGGGCCAGGAACTGCGTGCCGAAGCCGGTAAATTCTGGCCTACCAATGCCGATGCCGGCTCGGTGGACGGCCTGCCCAAGCTGGCGGACTTCAAGCCTTATAACGTTGATCTTTCCAAACTGTCCGATGAGAAGACCACGCAGGATTTCCTGGCCCGCTTTAATAAAATTTTCGGTCGCGAGTAA
- a CDS encoding 3-isopropylmalate dehydratase large subunit, which translates to MGTIDNGQGKTLAEKIWDRHRIVDIDGEQLLYLDNLLVHEGSSHAFEALNALGKHVYRPDQIIACSDHYLPTAGRERGVEGIADPAIRNMILRLGENVRRHGIRYFGPEDPNQGILHVVAPEQGITQPGLLIGGADSHTTTHGAFGCLAFGIGASDARHVLATQTLWLRRPKTMRVRLVGEAAPYVSAKDINLALIALLGAGGALGHIIEYAGPAGRRTTRHKRAGGAGGRAGIVAPDEPTYAYRRGRPFAPAAEEWRQAVAYWRTLPSDDNAVFDREVTLDLHEVSPTVTWGTSPEHALGIGGHLPDPAAIEDDDQRQEVAAALDYMGLTAGAPLTSIKIDRVFIGSCTNGRIEDLRAAAGIAFRGRVKVPSWVVPGSTSVKRQAEREGLDKIFINAGFEWRDAGCSLCTAINGDVLAEGERCASTSNRNFRGRQGVNGRTHLVSPVMAAAAALTGYLTDVRSFEETTL; encoded by the coding sequence ATGGGCACGATTGACAACGGGCAGGGCAAGACCCTGGCGGAAAAAATCTGGGATCGCCACCGTATAGTGGATATCGACGGCGAGCAATTGCTCTATTTGGACAATCTGCTGGTGCATGAAGGGTCCAGTCACGCCTTTGAAGCGCTTAACGCCCTCGGCAAGCACGTTTACCGGCCGGATCAGATTATTGCCTGTTCAGATCACTATCTGCCTACCGCCGGTCGGGAGCGGGGAGTGGAGGGTATCGCCGATCCGGCCATCCGCAACATGATTCTCAGGCTCGGCGAGAATGTCCGCCGCCACGGCATCCGTTATTTCGGACCCGAGGATCCCAACCAGGGCATTTTGCATGTGGTGGCGCCGGAGCAGGGTATAACCCAGCCCGGCCTGCTTATCGGCGGGGCGGATTCACACACCACCACTCACGGCGCCTTCGGTTGCCTGGCCTTCGGTATCGGCGCCTCGGACGCCCGCCACGTGCTGGCGACCCAGACCCTCTGGCTGCGCCGTCCGAAAACCATGCGGGTTCGGCTGGTGGGGGAAGCGGCCCCTTATGTATCCGCCAAGGATATCAATCTGGCGCTTATCGCGCTCCTTGGCGCCGGGGGCGCCCTCGGACATATTATCGAGTATGCCGGACCGGCGGGGCGCCGCACGACGCGGCACAAGAGGGCGGGAGGGGCGGGAGGACGGGCGGGTATCGTCGCGCCGGATGAACCCACGTATGCCTATCGGAGGGGCCGGCCCTTTGCCCCCGCCGCAGAGGAGTGGCGGCAGGCCGTGGCCTACTGGCGGACCTTGCCTTCCGACGATAACGCGGTATTCGATAGGGAGGTCACCCTTGATTTACATGAGGTCTCCCCTACCGTCACCTGGGGCACCAGCCCCGAGCATGCGCTGGGCATCGGCGGCCATCTGCCCGACCCGGCCGCTATTGAAGACGACGACCAGCGTCAGGAGGTTGCGGCGGCTTTGGATTACATGGGCTTGACCGCCGGCGCCCCGCTGACCTCGATAAAAATCGACCGGGTCTTTATCGGTTCCTGCACCAACGGGCGTATCGAGGATCTGCGGGCGGCGGCCGGTATCGCTTTTCGGGGCCGGGTTAAAGTGCCGTCCTGGGTTGTGCCTGGTTCGACGTCGGTGAAGCGGCAGGCTGAGCGGGAAGGGCTGGACAAGATTTTTATCAATGCGGGATTCGAATGGCGCGACGCCGGCTGTTCCCTTTGTACCGCCATCAACGGCGACGTATTGGCGGAGGGGGAACGCTGCGCCTCTACCAGCAACCGTAACTTTCGCGGCCGGCAGGGGGTTAACGGACGTACCCACCTGGTGAGTCCGGTTATGGCGGCCGCCGCGGCCCTCACCGGCTATTTGACCGATGTTCGCTCCTTTGAGGAGACAACCTTATGA
- a CDS encoding LysR family transcriptional regulator → MDRIDLFRIFIRVVDCGSFTRAADVMNMPRSTVSAAVAVLESRVGTRLLHRTTRSVSLTSDGRAFYERCLRVIPDVEETENLFRQNDSQPVGKIRFDVPGRIGRLIIAPSLPEFFTRYPHMMLEMGASDRNVSLAEEGIDCALRVGKLTDSSLVARKLGFLKFINVAAPAYIALHGRPDTPSDLPRHLAVNYASPTTGRVESWEWPENGSYQSAVLRGRITVNNAEAYIACCLAGMGMIQIPQYDVQTHLESGDLIEVMPAYRPRPLPVQLLYPHRKHLSRPLQTFITWAEPLLREKLLLNEPNPDPAKR, encoded by the coding sequence ATGGACAGAATTGACCTCTTTCGCATTTTTATACGGGTGGTGGACTGCGGCAGTTTCACCCGCGCGGCCGACGTAATGAACATGCCCAGATCCACCGTTTCCGCTGCGGTTGCGGTGCTTGAATCCCGGGTAGGAACGCGCCTGCTTCACCGCACCACCCGCAGCGTCTCCCTCACCTCCGATGGCCGGGCTTTTTATGAACGCTGCCTGAGAGTGATACCGGACGTGGAAGAAACGGAAAATCTGTTCAGACAAAACGATAGCCAGCCTGTGGGGAAAATCAGATTTGATGTGCCGGGACGCATTGGCAGGCTGATCATCGCGCCCTCACTGCCTGAATTCTTTACCCGCTATCCGCACATGATGCTGGAAATGGGAGCATCTGACCGCAATGTCAGTCTGGCGGAAGAGGGAATAGACTGTGCCTTGCGTGTGGGAAAACTGACCGACTCAAGTCTGGTGGCCCGCAAACTCGGGTTCCTGAAATTCATCAATGTGGCGGCGCCGGCCTATATCGCCCTGCATGGCAGACCCGATACGCCTTCAGATCTACCCCGCCATCTGGCGGTAAACTATGCCTCCCCTACCACGGGCCGGGTCGAGAGCTGGGAATGGCCGGAAAACGGCAGCTACCAGTCCGCCGTCCTGCGCGGCCGGATAACGGTCAATAACGCCGAAGCCTACATCGCCTGCTGCCTGGCCGGTATGGGAATGATTCAGATACCCCAATATGACGTACAAACCCACCTGGAATCAGGAGACCTGATTGAGGTCATGCCCGCCTACCGCCCCCGCCCTCTTCCGGTCCAGCTACTCTATCCACACCGCAAACACCTTTCCCGCCCGCTACAGACGTTTATAACCTGGGCAGAGCCTCTCCTCAGGGAGAAACTGCTGCTGAACGAGCCAAATCCAGATCCCGCGAAACGTTAA
- a CDS encoding PLP-dependent aminotransferase family protein, which produces MKRFDRWTHYMHERPERPAYLLIADLIHDAIESGDFQPRDRLPPLRDLAVKLSLNYTTVTRGYAEARKRGLIDSRPGTGSFIRGKVPSIPPRNGSSYEMTMNLPVEPDSPDLVAQIRQGALNLFAHKDLFPLLRYHDFGGNHDDKEAGCRWLGRRLPAVAPERLLVCPGIHSVLVGLLTLLARRGGEICVGSLVYPGLKAIAAQLDITLHALECDGDGPMPRSFENACQTGQIRALYLNPTINNPTTLTLPLRRREKLADVALRYSIPIIEDDAYGMLPSASLPAMAELVPELTWYITGLSKCFGAGLRIAWVHAPTVRQGQHLAGAMRALTVMSSPFTNALATQWINDGTAEKMLLAVREEAVLRQRMAARLLRNYSLQADAEGFHLWLRLPHRQGWNPSDVAVKLRHQGVSAVSSAAFCTDNNPPDALRLCLGGPNSREQCEAMLKNVADMLEYPAWLSTVAL; this is translated from the coding sequence ATGAAACGATTCGATCGTTGGACGCACTATATGCATGAACGACCGGAGCGTCCGGCTTATCTGCTGATTGCCGATTTGATCCATGACGCCATTGAAAGCGGTGATTTCCAGCCGCGGGATCGCCTGCCGCCCCTGCGGGACCTGGCGGTGAAACTTTCTTTGAATTACACCACGGTGACCCGCGGCTACGCCGAAGCGCGCAAGCGCGGACTCATTGATTCCCGTCCGGGCACCGGCAGCTTTATCCGCGGCAAAGTGCCGTCGATCCCGCCCCGCAACGGCAGCAGCTATGAGATGACCATGAATCTGCCGGTGGAACCGGATTCGCCGGATCTCGTGGCGCAAATCCGCCAGGGCGCCCTGAATCTGTTTGCCCACAAAGATCTGTTTCCCCTGCTGCGCTATCACGATTTCGGCGGCAACCATGACGACAAAGAGGCGGGATGCCGCTGGCTGGGGCGCCGTTTACCGGCGGTGGCCCCCGAGCGGCTGCTGGTATGTCCCGGCATTCACAGCGTGCTAGTGGGATTGCTGACCCTGCTGGCGCGCCGGGGCGGAGAAATCTGCGTCGGCAGCCTGGTGTATCCGGGGCTCAAAGCCATCGCCGCCCAATTGGATATCACCCTGCACGCCCTGGAGTGCGACGGGGACGGCCCGATGCCGCGCTCGTTTGAAAACGCCTGCCAGACCGGGCAAATCCGCGCCCTGTATCTCAATCCCACCATCAATAATCCCACCACCCTGACGCTGCCGCTGCGCCGGCGGGAAAAGCTGGCGGATGTGGCCCTGCGCTACAGCATACCGATTATCGAAGACGACGCCTATGGCATGCTGCCCTCCGCCTCCCTGCCCGCCATGGCGGAGCTGGTGCCGGAACTGACCTGGTATATTACCGGCCTGTCGAAATGTTTCGGCGCCGGTTTGCGCATTGCCTGGGTGCACGCCCCCACGGTGCGCCAGGGGCAGCACCTGGCCGGCGCCATGCGGGCGCTGACGGTGATGTCCAGCCCGTTTACCAATGCGCTGGCGACCCAGTGGATTAACGACGGTACGGCGGAAAAAATGCTGCTGGCGGTGCGGGAAGAAGCGGTCCTGCGCCAGCGGATGGCCGCCCGGCTGCTGCGCAATTACAGCCTGCAGGCGGATGCCGAAGGTTTCCATCTCTGGCTGCGGCTGCCGCACCGCCAGGGCTGGAATCCGTCGGATGTGGCGGTGAAACTGCGCCATCAGGGGGTCAGCGCGGTCTCCAGCGCCGCCTTCTGTACCGACAATAATCCCCCCGACGCGCTGCGCCTGTGCCTGGGAGGCCCCAACAGCCGCGAGCAGTGCGAGGCAATGCTGAAAAACGTGGCGGACATGCTGGAGTACCCCGCCTGGCTGTCCACGGTGGCGCTGTAA